Proteins from one Malania oleifera isolate guangnan ecotype guangnan chromosome 4, ASM2987363v1, whole genome shotgun sequence genomic window:
- the LOC131152792 gene encoding uncharacterized protein LOC131152792 isoform X2, translated as MDKEKVAAAATDVTTSLQKLDLNRNSNSKSTGLYLEKTRPPTLVSLCLGVIGMHFEDIIADLGEIAIGFPADIKMAMAAIARRRKLLNDDVIISLADSSWERLDISNSDVSDFGLAKVAKLCKFLRSVDISRCGKVTAVGVSELVQHCRSLEILRCGGCLRSDETARRCLGILKPKLNDVEGESWEELDATDIAHGAESLQWLVWPKIDNDSLESLATECPRIRVNPKASPFGFRGKEIPREALPNIALDDLVIKDVDPKTWAVSGFTQRVMFPSISSANELHIAEKFRLAFLQRDTRLAPKRAKNARQHQRRAEREWMMGNTSAKAVALASQVSRSLHS; from the exons ATGGATAAAGAGAAAGTTGCTGCAGCCGCCACGGACGTCACAACTTCGTTGCAGAAGCTCGATTTGAATCGGAATTCCAATTCCAAGTCTACCG GATTATATCTTGAGAAGACTAGGCCTCCAACTTTAGTCAGCTTATGTCTTGGAGTTATTGGGATGCATTTTGAGGACATCATTGCAGACTTGGGTGAGATTGCTATCGGCTTTCCAGCAGATATTAAG ATGGCAATGGCAGCGATTGCAAGAAGAAGGAAATTACTGAATGATGATGTCATCATCTCTTTGGCTGATAGCTCTTGGGAACGCCTTGACATATCCAACTCTGATGTTTCTGATTTTGGCTTAGCAAAAGTGGCAAAGTTATGCAAGTTTCTTCGGTCTGTTGACATAAg CCGATGTGGTAAAGTTACTGCTGTTGGTGTTTCTGAACTTGTGCAGCACTGCCGTTCATTGGAAATATTGAGATGCGG AGGGTGCCTGAGGAGCGATGAAACTGCACGTAGATGCTTGGGTATTTTGAAACCAAAGCTGAATGATGTGGAGGGAGAGTCATGGGAAGAACTTGATGCCACAGATATTGCTCATGGTGCAGAGTCACTGCAATGGCTTGTGTGG CCAAAGATAGACAATGATTCATTGGAGAGTTTGGCAACTGAATGCCCACGAATCAGAGTAAATCCCAAGGCATCACCCTTTGGTTTTAGAGGGAAAGAGATTCCAAGAGAAGCATTACCAAATATTGCATTGGATGATCTAGTCATCAAGGATGTTGATCCAAAAACTTGGGCGGTTAGCGGGTTTACACAGAGGGTCATGTTCCCATCTATTTCAAGCGCTAATGAATTGCACATTGCTGAGAAGTTTAGGCTTGCATTTTTGCAAAGAGACACTCGATTAGCACCCAAGCGAGCAAAGAATGCAAGGCAACATCAGCGGCGTGCAGAAAGAGAGTGGATGATGGGGAATACAAGTGCCAAGGCAGTTGCTCTGGCCTCACAAGTGAGCAGATCTCTACACAGTTAG
- the LOC131152792 gene encoding uncharacterized protein LOC131152792 isoform X1 has product MDKEKVAAAATDVTTSLQKLDLNRNSNSKSTGIGRFSVDLGLYLEKTRPPTLVSLCLGVIGMHFEDIIADLGEIAIGFPADIKMAMAAIARRRKLLNDDVIISLADSSWERLDISNSDVSDFGLAKVAKLCKFLRSVDISRCGKVTAVGVSELVQHCRSLEILRCGGCLRSDETARRCLGILKPKLNDVEGESWEELDATDIAHGAESLQWLVWPKIDNDSLESLATECPRIRVNPKASPFGFRGKEIPREALPNIALDDLVIKDVDPKTWAVSGFTQRVMFPSISSANELHIAEKFRLAFLQRDTRLAPKRAKNARQHQRRAEREWMMGNTSAKAVALASQVSRSLHS; this is encoded by the exons ATGGATAAAGAGAAAGTTGCTGCAGCCGCCACGGACGTCACAACTTCGTTGCAGAAGCTCGATTTGAATCGGAATTCCAATTCCAAGTCTACCGGTATTGGTCGTTTCAGTGTTGATTTAG GATTATATCTTGAGAAGACTAGGCCTCCAACTTTAGTCAGCTTATGTCTTGGAGTTATTGGGATGCATTTTGAGGACATCATTGCAGACTTGGGTGAGATTGCTATCGGCTTTCCAGCAGATATTAAG ATGGCAATGGCAGCGATTGCAAGAAGAAGGAAATTACTGAATGATGATGTCATCATCTCTTTGGCTGATAGCTCTTGGGAACGCCTTGACATATCCAACTCTGATGTTTCTGATTTTGGCTTAGCAAAAGTGGCAAAGTTATGCAAGTTTCTTCGGTCTGTTGACATAAg CCGATGTGGTAAAGTTACTGCTGTTGGTGTTTCTGAACTTGTGCAGCACTGCCGTTCATTGGAAATATTGAGATGCGG AGGGTGCCTGAGGAGCGATGAAACTGCACGTAGATGCTTGGGTATTTTGAAACCAAAGCTGAATGATGTGGAGGGAGAGTCATGGGAAGAACTTGATGCCACAGATATTGCTCATGGTGCAGAGTCACTGCAATGGCTTGTGTGG CCAAAGATAGACAATGATTCATTGGAGAGTTTGGCAACTGAATGCCCACGAATCAGAGTAAATCCCAAGGCATCACCCTTTGGTTTTAGAGGGAAAGAGATTCCAAGAGAAGCATTACCAAATATTGCATTGGATGATCTAGTCATCAAGGATGTTGATCCAAAAACTTGGGCGGTTAGCGGGTTTACACAGAGGGTCATGTTCCCATCTATTTCAAGCGCTAATGAATTGCACATTGCTGAGAAGTTTAGGCTTGCATTTTTGCAAAGAGACACTCGATTAGCACCCAAGCGAGCAAAGAATGCAAGGCAACATCAGCGGCGTGCAGAAAGAGAGTGGATGATGGGGAATACAAGTGCCAAGGCAGTTGCTCTGGCCTCACAAGTGAGCAGATCTCTACACAGTTAG
- the LOC131152791 gene encoding uncharacterized protein LOC131152791, which produces MDSSFGCEASSKKDPAWKYAHLEDQKNRNNLTCNFCAKVTRGGIFRAKQHIVGGFRNVKECSKCPTHVREEIKEYMLKKDMEKEENELLPDFDDIDHYGEDEEDEVQEIDIRGKRVFTSDGSKRSYQSNLKKPKQKGPIDLFFTPDPKKAIQARKEGKMKQTSINEACKKELRKKAMGDFARWMYDAGIPFNAVLLSSFAVALESIGQYGPGIKPLSYHEVRVPYLKEEVSRMKELLKVHKEEWTKYCCSIMSDGWRDSVANKDIINFLVNSPRGSVFIKSIDASNIVKNADRMYRLLDEMVEEIGESNVIQVVTDNASNYVAAGRLLEAKRPHLYWTPCAAHCIDLILEDIGKMPSIHATLKRAIFLNGYIYNRVGVVNLMRQFTGGKELLRPAVTRFATAFITLRSIHLQKNNLRKMITSEDWNTTKWAKEAAGKRAATIVLMPTFWSTIVYALKLTGPLVRVLRLVDGEKKPAMGYIYEAMDRAKEAIAKAFGEREDKFKEAFEIIDTRWGCQLHQPLHAAAHYLNPEFFYSNPNILQDEEIMTGLYKCVGRLVPTIEMQDKVSNELEKYNAASGVFGISLAVRQRKTKAPAQWWMAYGSTTPNLQKFAVKILSLTCSATGCERNWSIFQHLHSKRRNRLSQQRLNDLVFVKYNRTLRRRYDKRDTIDPILLKDIDDSNEWLIGRMDGDSDEDDELVFEDDNLTWDSVARSAGLNNPPHHTRSRISTNMPSLSKGRGRASSSSATTATGRTTMLELVDEDEIQVDSVEETEEEKDVGENSSNDEEEDDDIFTDLVDDE; this is translated from the exons atggattctagtTTTGGATGTGAGGCCTCGTCAAAGAAAGATCCcgcatggaagtatgcacatttggaggatcaaaaaaatagaaataatttgacttgcaatttttgtgcTAAAGTCACAAGGGGAGGAATATTTCGAGCAAAACAACACATTGTCGGAGGATTTCGAAATGTGAAAGAATGCTCTAAATGCCCTACTCATGTACGTGAGGAGATTaaagagtatatgttgaagaaagatatggaaaaggaggaaaatgagttattgcccgactttgatgatatagatcattacggtgaagatgaagaagatgaagttcaagaaattgacattcgtggcaagagagtgtttactagtgatggaagtaaaagatcataccaatccaacttgaagaaaccaaaacagaaggggcctatagacttgttttttactcccgatccaaagaaagcgattcaagctaggaaagaagggaagatgaagcaaacatcaataaatgaagcgtgcaaaaaagaacttagaaaaaaggcaatgggagattttgctaggtggatgtatgatgctggGATACCATTTAATGCTGTACTTTTGAGTAGctttgcagtggcacttgaatcgattggacaatatggtcctggaataaagccacttagctatcatgaagtgagagttccttacctaaaggaggaagtcagtcgaatgaaagagttgttgaaggtccataaggaggaatggacaaaatattgctgctcaattatgtctgatggttggagagattcagttgctaataaggacataattaactttttagtgaactctccaaggggatcagtattcatcaagtctattgatgcttctaatattgtcaagaatgcagatagaatgtatagattacttgatgagatggtcgaagaaattggagaatcaaatgtgattcaagtggtaactgacaatgcgtcaaactatgttgcagcag ggagattgttggaagcaaagaggccacatttatattggacaccgtgtgctgctcattgcattgatttaattttggaggatattgggaagatgccttcaattcatgcaactttgaaaagggcaatttttttgaatggctatatctataatcgtgttggcgttgtcaacttgatgagacaattcactggaggaaaggagttgctaagacctgcagttacaagatttgcaactgccttcatcacTCTTCGTTCAATCCATCTTCAAAAGAATAACTTGAGGAAGATGATTACTtctgaagattggaatactactaaatgggcaaaggaggcggctggcaaaagagcagctactattgttttgatgcctactttttggagtaccatcgtctatgctcttaagttaacaggtccacttgttcgtgtactccgtttggttgatggggaaaagaagcctgcaatgggatatatttatgaagcaatggatagggctaaggaagccatagctaaggcttttggtgagagagaggataaattcaaggaggcatttgaaattattgatacgaggtggggatgccaactccatcaaccgttgcatgcagctgcacactacttgaatccagaatttttctattcaaaccccaacattttgcaagatgaagaaattatgacGGGTTTGTACAAATGTGTTGGAAGGTTAGTGCCAACtattgaaatgcaagataaagtttcaaatgagttggaaaaatacaatgccgctagtggcgtctttggaattagtttggcagtgagacaaaggaagacaaaagcaccag cgcaatggtggatggcatatggatcaacaactccaaacttgcaaaagtttgctgtgaaaattcttagcctcacgtgtagtgctaccggctgcgaaagaaattggagcatattccaacat cttcatagcaaaaggagaaataggctatcccagcaacgcttgaatgatttggtatttgtgaaatataatcgaacttTGAGGCGTCGATACGACAaacgtgacaccattgatcccatcctcctgaaggacattgatgatagtaatgagtggttgattggtaggatggatggtgattctgatgaggatgatgaacttgtgtttgaagatgataatttgacttgggattctgttgctagatccgctggactaaataaccccccgcatcacactagatcaagaataagtacaaatATGCCATCATTGTCTAAAGGAAGAGGAAGGGCTTCATCTAGTAGTGCAACCACTGCTACGGGTcggaccacaatgttggaacttgtagatgaggatgaaatccaagtggatagtgtagaggagacggaagaggaaaaagatgttggagaaaacagttctaatgatgaagaggaagatgatgatatcttcaccgacctagttgatgatgagtga